A part of Pantoea vagans genomic DNA contains:
- the kdgT gene encoding 2-keto-3-deoxygluconate transporter, whose amino-acid sequence MHIKRAIDKIPGGMMLVPLFIGALCHTFSPGAGKYFGSFTNGLMTGTVPILAVWFFCMGASIKLSATGTVLRKSGTLVLTKIAVAWVVAAIASRVMPENGVEVGMFAGLSTLALVAAMDMTNGGLYASIMQQYGSKEEAGAFVLMSLESGPLMTMVILGTAGIASFEPHVFVGAVLPFVVGFALGNLDPELRDFFGKAVHTLIPFFAFALGNTINLGVIAETGLLGIMLGIAVIIITGIPLILADRLIGGGDGTAGVAASSTAGAAVATPVLIAEMLPQFKPVAPAATALVATSVIVTSVLVPIITAIYSKRLKRLHVAVGQRAAIK is encoded by the coding sequence ATGCACATCAAACGGGCAATAGATAAAATTCCGGGCGGCATGATGCTCGTACCGCTGTTTATCGGCGCACTCTGCCATACGTTCTCACCAGGGGCCGGGAAATATTTCGGTTCCTTCACCAACGGTCTGATGACCGGCACCGTGCCCATCCTGGCCGTCTGGTTCTTTTGTATGGGGGCGTCGATAAAACTCAGCGCCACCGGAACGGTACTGCGTAAATCAGGCACGCTGGTGCTTACCAAAATTGCCGTGGCATGGGTGGTAGCGGCGATCGCCTCGCGGGTGATGCCGGAAAATGGCGTAGAAGTGGGGATGTTTGCTGGTTTATCGACGCTGGCGCTGGTCGCCGCGATGGATATGACCAATGGCGGTCTTTATGCCTCCATCATGCAACAGTACGGTTCGAAAGAGGAAGCGGGCGCTTTTGTGCTGATGTCGCTGGAGTCCGGGCCATTGATGACCATGGTGATCCTGGGCACCGCCGGCATCGCCTCATTCGAGCCGCACGTGTTTGTCGGCGCTGTCCTGCCGTTTGTGGTGGGATTTGCATTAGGGAATCTTGATCCGGAGTTACGCGACTTCTTCGGAAAAGCGGTACATACGCTGATTCCCTTCTTCGCTTTTGCCCTGGGTAACACCATTAACCTTGGGGTGATTGCGGAAACCGGTCTGCTGGGCATCATGCTGGGCATAGCCGTCATCATCATTACCGGCATTCCGCTTATTCTGGCCGATCGGCTGATTGGCGGGGGAGATGGCACGGCTGGCGTGGCCGCATCCAGTACGGCAGGCGCGGCGGTGGCCACACCGGTGCTGATTGCCGAAATGCTGCCGCAGTTCAAACCGGTTGCCCCGGCAGCCACGGCGCTGGTTGCCACGTCCGTGATTGTGACCTCTGTGCTGGTGCCCATCATCACCGCCATCTATTCAAAACGTCTTAAGCGTCTTCATGTTGCCGTCGGGCAGCGTGCCGCTATTAAGTAA
- the araD gene encoding L-ribulose-5-phosphate 4-epimerase, whose translation MLEHLKQQVLEANLDLPKYNLVTFTWGNVSAVDREQGLLVIKPSGVSYDVMKRDDMVVVDLATGEVAEGDKRPSSDTATHRALYLAWPEAGGIVHTHSRHATIWAQAGRPIPAWGTTHADDFYGEIPCTRAMRNEEIQHDYEWNTGQVIIETFAQRELSPSAIPAVLVNSHGPFAWGKDAHAAVHSAVVLEEVAYMGLFSQQLTANLPPINQTLLDLHYLRKHGENAWYGQK comes from the coding sequence ATGCTGGAACACCTTAAACAACAGGTTCTGGAAGCGAATCTGGATTTACCCAAATATAACCTGGTGACCTTCACCTGGGGCAATGTCAGTGCGGTTGATCGCGAACAGGGCTTGCTGGTGATTAAACCGTCTGGCGTAAGCTATGACGTGATGAAGCGCGACGACATGGTTGTGGTCGATCTGGCGACTGGTGAGGTGGCAGAAGGGGATAAACGACCCTCATCGGACACGGCGACGCACCGTGCGCTCTACCTTGCCTGGCCCGAGGCAGGCGGTATTGTCCATACTCACTCGCGGCATGCCACTATCTGGGCACAGGCCGGACGCCCCATTCCGGCCTGGGGAACTACCCACGCTGATGATTTCTATGGCGAGATCCCCTGTACCCGTGCAATGCGCAATGAAGAGATTCAGCACGACTACGAGTGGAATACCGGCCAGGTGATCATCGAGACCTTCGCGCAGCGTGAATTGTCACCCTCGGCGATCCCGGCGGTGCTGGTCAACTCCCATGGCCCCTTTGCGTGGGGGAAAGATGCCCACGCCGCCGTGCACAGCGCCGTCGTGCTGGAAGAGGTAGCTTATATGGGTCTGTTCAGCCAGCAGCTGACCGCTAACCTCCCGCCTATCAATCAGACGCTGCTTGACCTGCACTATCTGCGAAAGCATGGCGAGAATGCCTGGTACGGCCAGAAATAA